In one window of Synergistaceae bacterium DZ-S4 DNA:
- a CDS encoding ABC transporter substrate-binding protein translates to MSKFFKLIALVSCLAVLCFSGTAFAADTIKVGMLAPLTGFAAADGFSAYESVKLAVEKVNAGGGVLGKKVELICYDDAADPKQSVPLAHKLIGQDRVAVFVAGSYSLPTRAVSAIFNDAEIPLVSAYALHPDITKGDFTFRNGFLGTVEGKGAAYTAVTLLKAKKIALIVSDNDFGTTLTQGFEEFMKDHPEAKIVSHQKYPMSEKDFKPYLSKMKAAEPDAVFFSGYYFQVGPAMKQAKEMGIKVQFIGEEGADSPKTIEIAGDAAEGFIMVTNLNRDDKRPFVQEFLKAYRERHKIEPDMVGASAYDGFMLLVNAIKQAKSTEGPAVAKALAKTANYDGLTGLIKGFTPEGEVVKPVQVQTVKNGLFRYYGVITDPKLITPNK, encoded by the coding sequence ATGAGTAAATTTTTCAAATTGATCGCGCTCGTTTCATGTCTTGCCGTTCTTTGCTTCTCTGGGACCGCATTTGCCGCAGACACAATTAAGGTCGGCATGCTTGCCCCGCTTACTGGATTCGCCGCTGCAGACGGATTCAGCGCGTACGAGTCAGTGAAGCTTGCAGTTGAAAAGGTCAATGCCGGAGGCGGAGTCCTTGGCAAAAAGGTCGAGCTAATATGCTATGACGATGCAGCAGACCCCAAACAGTCCGTGCCCCTTGCGCACAAACTTATCGGACAGGACAGGGTAGCGGTGTTCGTTGCAGGATCATACAGCCTTCCGACAAGAGCCGTATCCGCCATTTTTAATGACGCAGAAATACCGCTCGTATCAGCCTATGCCCTCCACCCCGACATCACCAAGGGAGACTTTACTTTCAGGAACGGATTCCTTGGTACAGTTGAGGGAAAAGGGGCGGCTTACACAGCAGTGACCCTCCTGAAGGCAAAAAAGATCGCTCTGATCGTCAGCGACAATGACTTTGGGACTACCCTCACCCAGGGCTTCGAAGAGTTCATGAAGGATCATCCCGAAGCCAAGATAGTATCTCACCAGAAATATCCGATGAGCGAAAAGGATTTCAAACCCTACCTTTCAAAGATGAAGGCAGCTGAGCCGGATGCGGTCTTCTTCAGCGGATACTATTTCCAGGTAGGACCTGCGATGAAGCAGGCAAAAGAGATGGGCATAAAGGTCCAGTTCATAGGAGAAGAGGGGGCTGACTCGCCAAAGACGATAGAGATCGCCGGAGATGCAGCCGAAGGTTTCATCATGGTCACAAACCTCAACAGGGATGACAAACGCCCCTTTGTCCAGGAATTCCTGAAGGCATACCGTGAACGTCACAAGATCGAGCCTGACATGGTCGGTGCATCTGCATACGACGGATTTATGCTCCTCGTCAACGCCATCAAGCAGGCCAAGTCGACTGAAGGTCCTGCAGTGGCGAAAGCCCTGGCAAAAACAGCAAACTATGACGGCCTTACAGGACTCATCAAGGGCTTCACACCTGAAGGCGAAGTCGTAAAGCCGGTCCAGGTCCAGACGGTCAAGAACGGCCTCTTCCGTTACTACGGAGTCATAACGGATCCGAAACTTATCACGCCCAACAAATAA
- a CDS encoding ABC transporter ATP-binding protein, which produces MLLEVKDLSISYGDIEAVHGISFDVEKGELISIIGANGAGKSTTLRALMGVQEVRSGRITFEGRDITHMPAHKRARLGIRIVPERARCFPQLTVFENLRMGVYGEQAALKKQLDGIYELFPVLRERSRQYASTLSGGEQQQLAISRALVSSPKLLLVDEVSMGLMPKLAAQVFEVLRALNKEKGLTILLVEQNALSSLKISDRGYVLETGNIEIEGLSSDLISDSRVREAYLGS; this is translated from the coding sequence ATGTTGCTTGAGGTCAAGGATCTCTCCATTTCATACGGGGACATAGAAGCGGTCCACGGCATAAGCTTCGATGTCGAAAAGGGCGAACTTATCTCGATAATCGGGGCAAACGGCGCAGGCAAGTCGACCACGCTCAGGGCGCTCATGGGAGTCCAGGAAGTCAGGTCTGGCAGGATAACCTTTGAAGGAAGGGACATCACTCATATGCCTGCTCACAAAAGGGCACGCCTTGGCATAAGGATCGTCCCCGAAAGGGCAAGGTGCTTCCCTCAGCTTACGGTATTCGAAAATTTGCGGATGGGCGTATACGGCGAACAGGCTGCTCTCAAAAAGCAACTTGACGGCATATACGAACTTTTCCCTGTGCTCAGGGAAAGGAGCAGGCAGTATGCCAGCACTCTTTCCGGCGGAGAGCAGCAGCAGCTTGCGATCTCTCGTGCCCTCGTCTCTTCCCCGAAGCTGCTTTTGGTAGACGAAGTATCGATGGGCCTCATGCCCAAGCTTGCTGCCCAGGTATTTGAGGTCCTCCGGGCACTCAATAAGGAGAAGGGACTCACGATACTGCTGGTCGAACAGAACGCACTCTCGTCGCTGAAGATCTCAGACAGGGGATACGTTCTGGAAACCGGAAACATAGAAATAGAGGGATTGTCTTCAGACCTCATCAGCGACAGCAGGGTGAGGGAGGCGTATCTGGGCTCATAG
- a CDS encoding polysaccharide deacetylase family protein — MKKLAIKVDIDTLRGYREGVPQMLDLFKKHGIRASIFFSFGPDNSGKAIRRIFRKGFVSKMMRTKAPSTYGIKTLMYGTLLPAPMIVPSAPDIFVRASDEGHDCGVHAWDHVYVQDELPGIGKSEFLSLFERSSEMFERLSGKKPLSCAAPGWQISPVSLEVQEEAGLEYCSDTRGHSPFIPVFRGRTYSPVQIPTTLPTMDEILGLPGIDDDSIGDVWLKGMDKEWNVLTVHAEMEGLSKIGVFEKFIVKAKENGAVFHTLADYARDSAPMEENIRIGTMTGRAGTLALQEEK, encoded by the coding sequence TTGAAAAAGCTCGCGATCAAAGTCGACATAGATACTTTGCGGGGATACCGGGAAGGTGTCCCTCAGATGCTTGACCTCTTTAAAAAACATGGTATAAGGGCATCGATATTTTTCTCATTCGGGCCGGACAATTCAGGAAAAGCGATCAGAAGGATATTCCGAAAGGGCTTTGTTTCCAAAATGATGAGGACAAAAGCTCCTTCCACCTACGGGATCAAGACGCTGATGTACGGGACTCTCCTTCCTGCGCCGATGATAGTCCCTTCCGCACCTGATATCTTTGTCCGTGCCTCTGATGAGGGACATGACTGCGGTGTACACGCCTGGGATCACGTCTATGTACAGGATGAGCTGCCGGGGATCGGCAAAAGCGAATTCCTTTCGCTTTTTGAAAGATCCTCTGAGATGTTTGAACGACTCTCAGGCAAAAAACCCCTTTCCTGTGCAGCGCCGGGATGGCAGATATCCCCCGTCAGCCTTGAAGTACAGGAGGAAGCAGGACTTGAATACTGCAGCGACACGAGGGGGCACTCTCCCTTCATCCCTGTATTCAGGGGAAGGACATATTCACCTGTACAGATCCCCACTACACTTCCAACGATGGACGAGATACTGGGACTTCCCGGTATAGACGACGATTCCATAGGGGATGTGTGGCTTAAAGGCATGGACAAAGAGTGGAACGTTCTCACTGTACACGCTGAGATGGAAGGGCTTTCAAAAATAGGTGTCTTTGAGAAATTTATTGTCAAGGCAAAGGAAAACGGGGCAGTATTCCATACTTTGGCGGACTACGCAAGAGACTCGGCCCCTATGGAAGAAAACATCAGGATAGGCACTATGACCGGACGGGCGGGTACTCTCGCACTACAGGAGGAGAAATAA
- the sdaAB gene encoding L-serine ammonia-lyase, iron-sulfur-dependent subunit beta → MPLWDIIGPVMIGPSSSHTAGAVRIGRIVRLCWGSDVKNANIYMRGSFATTGEGHGTDKAILAGLLGYAPDDPEVRDGREFALRSGMNFNFYEEDLEGAHPNSVRIELWDDGGRRMDATAASLGGGAVSLQELDGFEVDVSCLLPVIIIMNRDVHGVVGAVTTYLSSHGINIATMKLHRDSRGGLATMVLELDGREPAVTPEEIKHVHQAIVRVISIPGVAL, encoded by the coding sequence ATGCCTCTTTGGGATATCATCGGCCCTGTAATGATAGGGCCTTCTTCAAGCCATACGGCGGGAGCGGTGCGGATCGGCAGGATAGTGAGGCTCTGCTGGGGCAGCGATGTCAAAAACGCAAATATCTACATGAGGGGAAGCTTTGCGACCACAGGAGAGGGTCATGGGACCGACAAAGCCATCCTGGCCGGTCTGCTGGGGTACGCGCCCGACGACCCGGAGGTCAGGGACGGAAGGGAATTTGCGCTCAGGTCGGGGATGAATTTTAATTTTTATGAGGAAGACCTTGAGGGCGCCCATCCAAACTCAGTGAGGATAGAGTTATGGGATGACGGGGGAAGAAGGATGGATGCAACAGCCGCCTCCCTTGGAGGAGGTGCTGTGTCACTTCAGGAGCTTGATGGTTTCGAGGTCGATGTCTCCTGCCTGCTGCCCGTCATAATAATCATGAACAGGGATGTCCATGGAGTAGTCGGTGCGGTCACGACATACCTCTCCTCACATGGGATCAACATAGCGACGATGAAGCTCCACAGGGACAGCAGGGGAGGCCTTGCGACGATGGTCCTTGAACTTGACGGCAGGGAACCCGCAGTGACGCCTGAAGAGATAAAACATGTCCATCAGGCTATAGTCAGGGTGATTTCAATACCGGGGGTGGCGTTATGA
- the sdaAA gene encoding L-serine ammonia-lyase, iron-sulfur-dependent, subunit alpha, producing the protein MRSLQDLAKLADELDTDLHEAVLAADSEATGVSPDEIFDIISSRLKDMRRSAEEARRNTNPCRLVRETGSLIREYSDKGGMCGGFLLRASAIALEVASYNASMGRIVAAPTAGSCGILPGMLFSWEEFYGKDVADKDRTLTEALIVAGAVGEIIANRATLAGAEGGCQAECGAAAAMGSSALVYLRGGSCDAVSNAVALTLKSVLGLVCDPVGGLVESPCIKRNGLLVAVGALAADMALAGVTSLIPADEVIDAMGQIGRSIPPSLRETSRGGLAVTPTARALLKEAGKIKS; encoded by the coding sequence ATGAGATCATTGCAGGATCTTGCAAAATTGGCAGATGAACTTGATACGGATCTCCATGAGGCTGTCCTTGCCGCAGATTCTGAGGCAACGGGAGTTTCCCCGGATGAGATATTCGATATTATATCTTCAAGGCTCAAAGACATGCGCCGCTCTGCCGAAGAGGCGAGAAGGAACACCAACCCCTGCAGGCTGGTACGTGAAACGGGATCACTGATAAGGGAGTATTCCGACAAGGGCGGCATGTGCGGCGGTTTCCTTCTGAGAGCATCCGCGATAGCCCTTGAAGTTGCTTCATATAACGCCTCAATGGGAAGGATAGTGGCGGCTCCGACTGCCGGAAGCTGCGGCATACTGCCTGGGATGCTCTTTTCGTGGGAGGAGTTCTACGGGAAGGATGTGGCTGACAAAGACAGAACGCTGACCGAAGCCCTTATCGTGGCGGGGGCTGTGGGGGAGATCATAGCGAACAGGGCTACGCTCGCCGGCGCTGAGGGAGGGTGTCAGGCTGAGTGCGGGGCAGCAGCGGCAATGGGCTCCTCAGCTCTGGTCTATCTGAGGGGAGGAAGCTGCGACGCGGTGTCGAACGCTGTCGCACTTACGCTGAAATCAGTGCTTGGACTGGTCTGCGATCCTGTCGGAGGGCTAGTGGAGTCTCCCTGCATAAAGAGGAACGGCCTCCTCGTGGCGGTTGGCGCGCTTGCCGCCGATATGGCCCTTGCCGGAGTAACTTCCCTGATCCCCGCAGACGAGGTCATCGACGCGATGGGCCAGATAGGAAGGTCGATCCCTCCTTCGCTCCGTGAGACTTCAAGAGGCGGCCTCGCAGTGACGCCTACAGCAAGGGCGCTCCTCAAAGAGGCAGGTAAAATAAAAAGTTAA
- a CDS encoding UDP-glucose/GDP-mannose dehydrogenase family protein, whose translation MRICFVGTGYVGLVTGTCFAEKGNDVCCVDIDKKRIEDLKRGIIPIYEPGLGDLVKKNMNEGRLTFSTDIKEGLENAQLCFIAVGTPPSSDGSADLAQVLNALDSIGSCIDHSCFIVVKSTVPVGTGTLLWKRIRAHMHERGLEKINLEVLSNPEFLKEGMAIEDCLHPDRVVVGAVSEEARSIMRELYAPFVTEDRLFLMDPSSAEITKYAANAMLASRISFMNEIAQLCDKVGADVLSVKEGIASDRRIGSFFLNAGCGYGGSCFPKDVQALCHIGEGQGLDMTMVSAIDKVNRKQKELLQLMIRERFGSDMEGLTIAVMGLAFKPHTDDMREAPSISLIRGLIDCGASVRAYDPIAMEQAGMLLPKDVTFADGIETLVDGVDAAVLVTEWPEFRSLDWDNLAPLMKCRIVFDGRNLYAPAEMKGKGFEYYCIGRNCRPQMQFDQRGCTKNINDKKGQR comes from the coding sequence ATGAGGATCTGTTTTGTTGGCACCGGCTATGTGGGTCTCGTAACGGGGACCTGCTTTGCTGAAAAGGGCAATGATGTCTGCTGCGTCGACATCGACAAAAAAAGGATCGAAGACCTCAAGCGAGGAATAATACCCATATACGAGCCCGGACTTGGAGATCTTGTGAAGAAAAACATGAATGAAGGCAGACTGACCTTTTCAACAGACATCAAAGAAGGGCTTGAAAACGCCCAGCTCTGCTTCATTGCTGTCGGGACACCACCCTCAAGCGACGGAAGCGCTGACCTTGCACAGGTACTCAACGCACTGGACAGTATAGGCTCGTGCATTGACCATTCATGCTTCATAGTTGTCAAGTCAACAGTGCCGGTAGGCACAGGCACACTCCTCTGGAAGCGCATAAGAGCCCACATGCATGAAAGAGGGCTTGAGAAGATAAACCTCGAAGTCCTTTCAAACCCCGAATTCCTAAAGGAAGGGATGGCAATTGAAGACTGCCTACACCCTGACAGGGTAGTTGTGGGAGCAGTCTCTGAAGAAGCCCGTTCGATAATGCGCGAACTATATGCGCCATTTGTTACTGAAGACCGTTTGTTCCTTATGGACCCCTCTTCGGCAGAGATAACTAAATACGCGGCAAACGCGATGCTGGCCTCAAGGATCAGCTTCATGAACGAGATCGCTCAGCTCTGCGACAAAGTTGGGGCGGACGTCCTCTCTGTAAAGGAGGGCATAGCCTCGGACAGGCGCATAGGAAGCTTTTTTCTGAACGCCGGCTGCGGCTACGGTGGCTCATGCTTCCCTAAAGACGTACAGGCCCTTTGCCACATTGGAGAGGGACAGGGACTTGATATGACAATGGTTTCGGCAATAGACAAAGTAAACCGCAAGCAGAAAGAGCTGCTTCAGCTGATGATAAGGGAAAGGTTCGGCAGCGATATGGAAGGCCTTACCATCGCAGTTATGGGCCTTGCCTTCAAGCCCCATACCGACGACATGAGAGAGGCTCCCTCGATCTCTCTGATCAGAGGCCTCATAGACTGCGGAGCATCAGTGAGGGCATATGACCCCATAGCCATGGAACAGGCAGGCATGCTGCTCCCCAAGGATGTAACGTTTGCCGACGGCATCGAAACTCTGGTCGACGGCGTGGACGCGGCAGTTCTGGTGACCGAGTGGCCGGAGTTCAGGTCCCTCGACTGGGACAACCTTGCGCCATTGATGAAGTGCAGGATCGTATTCGACGGCAGGAACCTCTATGCCCCGGCAGAAATGAAGGGCAAGGGCTTTGAGTATTACTGCATAGGAAGGAACTGCAGGCCCCAGATGCAGTTTGACCAGCGCGGCTGCACAAAAAATATAAATGACAAAAAAGGACAGAGATGA
- a CDS encoding dihydroxy-acid dehydratase: MTKKDRDEMTYRSKELGLFSGKGSSSRRAIYKGCGYDDGDLSKPLIGIVNTANDAGLGHVHLDRLANRVRAGILQAGGTPFEFGTIATCGAVPIGMPHFRYELVIRDVIASSVEIMTGVQLLDGLVLLASCDSIIPGVLIGGIRSDVPCIMLTGGPQEVCKSEGRSVVMSELDQLVFGADYANDEAREKIKYLEDHVCPGPGACSLMGTANTMQILAEGLGMALPGSSTVPAVSAEKERYATQTGRRIVELVKENIKPKDILTREALLNGVILTMALAGSTNAVLHLLSIAREVGVELTLDDFDKLSETVPVISRVIPTGKATVIDLYNAGGVPAVMGEMKDFLNREALTVSGHSVGDICELRRSSDHAVLTTAKEPVFANGGIAVIKGNLSPNGAICRTTTISEAIRVFEGPARVFHSDEEAHSAVVSGRIKKGDVVVIRYEGPRGAPGMREMMMTTDALVGIGMGQDVFVLTDGRFSGFTEGAAVGHISPEAAAGGIIAVVEDEDMIRVDIPGRRIDLLLPEETIKERLLNWKLPLKKSKGILGIYAKTALQAHLGAIIDDTVETEGQVTG; encoded by the coding sequence ATGACAAAAAAGGACAGAGATGAGATGACATACCGTTCAAAAGAACTCGGACTCTTTTCAGGCAAGGGATCTTCTTCACGAAGGGCCATCTACAAGGGCTGCGGCTACGATGACGGAGACCTTAGCAAACCGCTGATAGGAATAGTAAACACTGCCAACGACGCGGGCCTCGGGCATGTACATCTTGACAGGCTGGCAAACCGTGTCAGGGCAGGGATCCTCCAGGCCGGAGGGACGCCCTTTGAATTCGGCACGATAGCAACATGCGGCGCGGTGCCGATCGGGATGCCCCACTTCAGGTATGAACTGGTGATAAGGGACGTCATCGCTTCATCGGTAGAGATAATGACGGGGGTGCAGCTCCTTGACGGCCTTGTTCTGCTGGCCTCATGCGACAGCATAATACCGGGCGTACTCATCGGAGGCATAAGGTCCGACGTTCCCTGCATAATGCTCACAGGAGGCCCGCAGGAAGTCTGCAAAAGCGAGGGGCGCAGCGTAGTTATGAGCGAGCTGGACCAGCTTGTTTTCGGAGCAGACTACGCAAACGACGAAGCACGCGAAAAGATCAAATACCTGGAAGACCACGTATGCCCCGGACCGGGTGCATGCTCCCTCATGGGTACGGCCAACACGATGCAGATACTGGCCGAAGGCCTTGGCATGGCACTTCCCGGGTCCTCGACAGTTCCTGCTGTATCAGCGGAAAAAGAGAGATACGCAACCCAGACGGGAAGACGGATAGTCGAGCTGGTAAAGGAAAACATCAAGCCGAAAGACATTCTCACAAGGGAGGCGCTCCTCAACGGAGTCATCCTGACCATGGCGCTGGCCGGCTCCACCAATGCGGTGCTCCATCTCCTCAGCATAGCGAGGGAAGTAGGAGTTGAACTTACTCTGGATGATTTTGACAAGCTCTCTGAGACTGTCCCCGTGATCAGCCGAGTGATCCCTACCGGTAAAGCGACCGTGATCGACCTTTACAACGCAGGCGGCGTACCCGCTGTAATGGGCGAGATGAAAGACTTCCTTAACAGGGAGGCCCTCACCGTATCAGGACACTCTGTCGGAGATATCTGCGAGCTGAGGAGGTCATCTGACCACGCTGTGCTCACGACGGCAAAAGAACCGGTCTTCGCAAACGGAGGCATAGCTGTCATCAAAGGCAACCTTTCCCCGAACGGCGCGATATGCAGGACCACAACTATATCTGAGGCGATCAGGGTATTTGAAGGCCCGGCAAGGGTATTCCACTCAGATGAGGAAGCTCATTCCGCTGTCGTCTCAGGCAGGATCAAAAAGGGAGACGTAGTTGTCATACGTTACGAAGGACCAAGAGGAGCACCCGGGATGAGGGAGATGATGATGACTACGGACGCCCTTGTAGGCATCGGAATGGGCCAGGACGTTTTTGTCCTTACCGACGGACGCTTCTCAGGTTTCACCGAGGGCGCGGCTGTAGGGCACATTTCGCCTGAAGCCGCGGCAGGCGGCATCATAGCAGTAGTGGAGGATGAAGACATGATCAGGGTCGACATCCCCGGACGGAGAATAGATCTGCTGCTTCCTGAGGAGACGATAAAAGAGAGGCTTTTGAACTGGAAGCTCCCCCTCAAAAAATCAAAGGGGATCCTTGGCATTTACGCCAAAACGGCCTTGCAGGCCCATCTCGGCGCGATAATAGACGATACGGTCGAAACAGAAGGTCAGGTGACAGGGTAA
- a CDS encoding branched-chain amino acid ABC transporter permease, producing the protein MSIYMINVATQIIIQAIAACGLNIIVGHAGQISLGHAAFVGIGAYSNAMLTTAGGLTFWQALPVSLLIVGIVGLLCGLPSLRVKEDFLAITTIGINFIVVAVFQYTPALGGALGIGGIPNVEFFGMTIKARPFFWLCFCCLALVLAISRLFTKSWLGLSCFAIREDETAASSMGVSPVRAKLSAFVLGTLMAGLSGILYAHYMKFISADSFTFPFSVTLLSITVVGGLGTFWGPVVGAVVLGILPEVFRPLVDYRMFLYAALLLMMIRFLPGGLLGSSDLLSVKNLRKRKAAATKGGDKS; encoded by the coding sequence ATGAGCATCTACATGATAAATGTGGCAACACAGATAATCATCCAGGCCATTGCCGCATGCGGCCTTAACATCATAGTAGGCCACGCCGGACAGATATCTCTGGGTCATGCGGCTTTTGTCGGGATAGGAGCATACTCGAACGCGATGCTCACGACCGCGGGAGGCCTTACCTTCTGGCAGGCCCTCCCGGTGTCGCTTCTGATAGTCGGCATAGTAGGACTTCTATGCGGCCTTCCGAGCCTGAGGGTAAAGGAAGATTTTCTGGCTATCACTACCATTGGAATAAACTTCATCGTAGTAGCTGTCTTCCAATACACTCCGGCATTGGGCGGCGCGCTCGGAATAGGCGGGATACCAAATGTCGAGTTTTTCGGCATGACCATAAAGGCAAGGCCCTTTTTCTGGCTCTGCTTTTGCTGCCTGGCTCTTGTACTGGCAATATCCAGGCTTTTCACAAAATCGTGGCTCGGACTCTCCTGCTTTGCGATAAGGGAGGATGAGACAGCGGCATCGAGCATGGGCGTATCACCGGTAAGGGCCAAACTCTCCGCCTTCGTACTGGGAACACTGATGGCAGGCCTTTCAGGCATACTTTACGCCCACTACATGAAGTTTATCAGCGCCGATTCCTTCACCTTCCCCTTCTCGGTCACGCTTCTCTCGATAACTGTCGTCGGCGGGCTCGGGACTTTCTGGGGGCCGGTTGTAGGTGCGGTGGTACTTGGTATTCTTCCCGAGGTCTTCAGGCCCCTTGTCGATTACAGGATGTTTCTTTACGCAGCACTCCTTCTCATGATGATAAGATTCCTGCCGGGCGGGCTCCTCGGCAGCTCCGACCTTCTTTCTGTAAAGAACCTCAGAAAAAGAAAAGCGGCAGCAACTAAAGGAGGGGATAAAAGTTGA
- a CDS encoding SMR family transporter codes for MDRISLLLLIASAMTNALGSTVMKHAYGGDTSIVSSGLITGILKILLNPWIIIGLGMFGVSFFFMAAALSRTDLTLAYPMMSGLVYIILLFVGFFIFKEKITVLRIMGIGAILLGITMLTIKS; via the coding sequence ATGGACAGGATAAGCCTTTTGCTCCTTATTGCCTCAGCAATGACAAATGCTCTGGGCAGCACTGTCATGAAGCACGCCTACGGAGGCGACACCTCTATTGTCTCTTCCGGACTTATCACAGGCATACTCAAGATCCTTCTCAACCCCTGGATAATCATCGGGCTCGGGATGTTCGGGGTATCGTTCTTTTTTATGGCTGCGGCGCTCTCCAGGACTGATCTTACTCTTGCATACCCAATGATGTCCGGACTTGTTTATATCATCCTGCTGTTCGTCGGCTTCTTCATTTTTAAAGAAAAAATCACAGTGCTGAGGATAATGGGCATCGGAGCTATCCTCCTGGGTATTACGATGCTTACGATAAAAAGTTGA
- a CDS encoding branched-chain amino acid ABC transporter permease — protein MQLFIEQLLNGLAAGSMYALITLGLALIYGVMKILHVAHASVYTAGAYTGLYIYTSTGSMLLAFAGSMVFCAVIGVLIERLIYYPLLKYPPYVPLISSIALLIAIEELCRLVAGPEVRTFPAELPFPSLSVFGVAISSTLTAIYCISFTVLLILWLLMTKTELGLAMRAVSQDMETASSFGVNTQVTIALTFVIGSAIAAVAGILVGIYYNQVYPMMGQVPAYKTLAFIVVGGMGSAPGAVLASMLLGLAETFLIGYANIPMPRDALAFIAMIIILMWRPTGLMGKR, from the coding sequence ATGCAGCTTTTCATTGAACAGCTTCTCAACGGTCTCGCTGCCGGATCCATGTACGCCCTTATCACACTGGGCCTTGCTCTTATATACGGAGTAATGAAGATACTTCACGTCGCCCATGCTTCAGTCTATACAGCCGGCGCATATACGGGACTCTATATCTACACCTCCACGGGCAGCATGCTGCTCGCTTTTGCCGGATCGATGGTTTTCTGCGCAGTTATCGGCGTACTGATCGAACGGCTCATTTACTACCCGCTCCTGAAATATCCGCCCTATGTGCCGCTTATCAGCAGCATAGCGCTGCTGATCGCCATCGAGGAGCTATGCAGGCTGGTTGCAGGCCCCGAGGTTCGCACATTCCCGGCAGAACTCCCTTTCCCTTCGCTCTCAGTATTCGGAGTTGCCATATCGTCCACCCTGACCGCCATATATTGCATCTCCTTTACCGTACTCCTAATCCTGTGGCTGCTTATGACAAAAACAGAACTGGGACTCGCGATGAGGGCGGTATCACAGGACATGGAAACGGCCTCCTCTTTCGGTGTCAATACCCAGGTGACCATAGCCCTTACATTTGTCATAGGATCGGCCATAGCAGCCGTGGCGGGGATACTTGTGGGGATCTACTACAACCAGGTCTATCCGATGATGGGACAGGTGCCTGCATACAAAACTCTGGCTTTCATAGTTGTCGGCGGCATGGGATCGGCTCCCGGAGCGGTGCTTGCCTCAATGCTCCTCGGACTCGCCGAGACCTTCCTCATAGGTTACGCGAACATTCCGATGCCGAGGGATGCCCTCGCCTTCATAGCCATGATAATCATACTGATGTGGCGTCCGACCGGACTTATGGGAAAGAGATAG
- a CDS encoding ABC transporter ATP-binding protein — protein sequence MTDKILSVKDLSINFGGLKAVDNVSFEIGRQEILGLLGPNGAGKTTCFNMISGVYKPTSGEIWLNGRRTDGLPAHQMASLGVGRTFQVVKPFSGLSVGQNVIVSLGMPNYKNFIRSCRFWHTKANVMAANDILKTVGLEREASTKAGLLPLGNLRKLEIARALALKPALLLLDECFSGLRHEEIKVIEDLIKKIREQGVSILLIEHNMRVAMGLSDRVVVLDHGRKLAEGTPAQVSSDPAVIEAYLGKGEGADVA from the coding sequence TTGACCGATAAGATCCTCTCTGTAAAGGACCTGTCCATAAATTTCGGGGGACTCAAAGCGGTGGACAATGTCAGCTTTGAGATCGGCAGGCAGGAGATCCTTGGGCTGCTCGGCCCTAACGGGGCAGGCAAAACTACCTGTTTCAACATGATATCGGGGGTCTACAAGCCGACCTCGGGAGAGATATGGCTCAACGGAAGGCGGACTGACGGCCTGCCTGCACATCAGATGGCCTCACTTGGAGTAGGAAGGACATTCCAGGTGGTCAAACCATTCAGCGGGCTCAGTGTCGGACAAAATGTCATAGTCTCGCTTGGAATGCCCAATTATAAGAATTTCATACGTTCATGCAGATTCTGGCATACCAAAGCCAACGTCATGGCGGCCAATGACATCCTTAAAACCGTTGGGTTGGAACGGGAAGCTTCAACAAAGGCGGGACTGCTCCCCCTGGGAAATCTGCGAAAACTTGAGATAGCAAGGGCTCTCGCACTTAAGCCCGCGCTCCTTCTTCTTGACGAATGCTTTTCAGGCCTGAGACACGAAGAGATAAAAGTGATCGAGGATCTGATAAAAAAGATAAGGGAACAGGGAGTCTCGATACTTCTGATCGAACACAACATGCGTGTCGCCATGGGGCTTTCCGACCGGGTGGTCGTGCTGGATCACGGGAGGAAACTCGCAGAGGGCACTCCGGCGCAGGTATCTTCCGATCCTGCAGTCATAGAAGCATATCTGGGGAAGGGAGAGGGTGCCGATGTTGCTTGA